Proteins encoded in a region of the Geobacillus genomosp. 3 genome:
- the urtC gene encoding urea ABC transporter permease subunit UrtC translates to MVNKRWGYWLFFVALFLAPFYLTEFRLSLLGKFLCFAIVAVGISLIWGYTGILSLGHGVYFGLGAYCMAMYLKLEASRGHLPDFMEWSSVRELPWFWKPFAHPVVAVIAAIVLPALLAALLSYFTFKNRIQGVYFSLLSQAVVVVFVTLFIGKQEWTGGTNGLTNFSTVFGFSLSSPLTQIVLYWLTAAVLALIFVMTRRLTTGRLGKVLIAIRDAENRVRFLGFNPTVYKVFVYSLSAAFAGVAGALFVLQVGLISPEMMGIIPSIEMVLWAAVGGRHSLMGAIMGAIVMNTAKSFLSENYPDLWLLLLGALFVVVVLFVPKGLAGIYESLAAVRIKEKRGHEREARVDVS, encoded by the coding sequence ATCGTGAACAAACGTTGGGGATACTGGCTGTTTTTCGTTGCTTTGTTTTTGGCGCCATTTTATTTAACGGAGTTTCGCCTGTCTTTGCTTGGCAAATTTCTTTGCTTTGCCATCGTGGCGGTCGGCATTTCTCTCATTTGGGGATATACCGGCATTTTGAGCCTCGGCCATGGGGTGTATTTTGGATTGGGTGCTTATTGCATGGCGATGTATTTGAAGCTCGAAGCTTCGCGAGGGCATTTGCCTGATTTTATGGAGTGGAGCAGCGTGCGCGAACTGCCGTGGTTTTGGAAGCCGTTTGCGCATCCTGTCGTGGCCGTCATAGCAGCGATCGTCTTGCCTGCATTGCTGGCTGCCCTATTAAGCTATTTCACGTTTAAAAATCGGATTCAAGGCGTCTATTTTTCTCTCCTTTCCCAGGCGGTTGTTGTCGTGTTTGTTACGCTGTTTATCGGCAAGCAAGAATGGACGGGTGGAACGAACGGCTTGACCAATTTTTCGACCGTGTTCGGCTTTTCGTTATCATCGCCGCTTACGCAAATTGTGTTGTATTGGCTGACAGCAGCTGTTCTTGCCCTCATTTTCGTTATGACGCGCCGTCTAACGACTGGTCGGCTAGGAAAAGTGCTCATTGCCATTCGCGACGCTGAAAATCGGGTTCGTTTTTTAGGGTTTAATCCGACCGTCTATAAAGTGTTTGTGTATAGTTTGTCAGCCGCCTTTGCCGGAGTGGCAGGCGCATTGTTTGTCCTGCAAGTCGGGCTCATTTCCCCGGAGATGATGGGGATTATTCCTTCAATCGAAATGGTGCTGTGGGCTGCTGTCGGCGGACGCCACTCGCTCATGGGCGCGATTATGGGCGCGATCGTCATGAACACGGCGAAAAGCTTTTTAAGCGAAAATTATCCAGATCTATGGCTGCTTTTGTTAGGCGCCTTGTTTGTCGTTGTTGTGCTGTTTGTTCCGAAGGGATTGGCGGGCATTTATGAATCGCTCGCTGCCGTTCGCATCAAAGAAAAAAGGGGGCATGAACGTGAAGCCCGTGTTGATGTGTCGTGA
- the urtE gene encoding urea ABC transporter ATP-binding subunit UrtE, with amino-acid sequence MLRLRDVTAGYDGSVVLDHVDMDVPLGRVTAVLGRNGVGKTTLMKTIIGLIRPMSGVIEWEGEDITRWPPERRARAGIGYVPQGREIFSALTVEENILLGLEAQAEKVRPQPTLDEMYALFPILKEMRQRKGGDLSGGQQQQLAIARALAGRPKLLLLDEPMEGIQPSIVALIHDAIMKIAKEKQVGIILVEHNVELAFSCADRFYILDRGAVVAKGDVDGADLTYIQSFLAV; translated from the coding sequence GTGCTGCGCCTCCGGGATGTAACGGCTGGCTATGACGGAAGTGTGGTGCTCGATCATGTTGACATGGATGTTCCTCTTGGTCGGGTGACGGCGGTCTTGGGCAGAAACGGGGTTGGAAAAACGACGTTGATGAAAACGATCATCGGGTTGATTCGCCCGATGTCAGGCGTCATCGAATGGGAGGGGGAAGATATCACGCGATGGCCGCCGGAGCGGCGGGCGCGAGCGGGGATCGGCTATGTGCCGCAAGGGAGGGAAATTTTTTCGGCGTTGACGGTGGAGGAAAATATTCTTCTCGGGCTGGAAGCGCAGGCCGAAAAAGTCCGTCCCCAGCCGACCCTTGATGAAATGTACGCGCTGTTCCCGATTTTAAAAGAGATGCGCCAGCGAAAAGGAGGAGATTTAAGCGGCGGACAGCAGCAACAGCTGGCCATTGCCCGCGCGTTGGCCGGCCGGCCGAAACTGCTCTTGCTTGATGAACCGATGGAAGGCATTCAGCCCTCGATCGTTGCGTTGATTCATGATGCGATTATGAAAATTGCCAAAGAAAAGCAGGTTGGCATCATATTGGTCGAACATAACGTGGAGCTGGCGTTTTCTTGTGCCGATCGTTTCTATATTTTGGATCGCGGCGCTGTCGTGGCGAAAGGGGATGTCGATGGGGCTGATTTGACTTATATTCAATCGTTTCTTGCTGTTTAA
- the ureA gene encoding urease subunit gamma codes for MKLTPREQEKLLIVVAADLARRRKERGLKLNYPEAVALITYELMEGARDGRTVAELMQYGATILTRDDVMEGVADMIDEIQVEATFPDGTKLVTVHQPIRS; via the coding sequence GTGAAACTGACTCCGCGTGAACAGGAAAAGCTGCTGATCGTCGTTGCCGCTGATTTGGCGCGCCGCCGGAAAGAGCGGGGCTTGAAGCTAAATTATCCGGAAGCGGTGGCGCTCATTACGTATGAACTGATGGAAGGAGCCCGCGACGGGCGGACGGTGGCGGAGTTGATGCAATACGGCGCAACGATTTTGACGCGCGATGATGTGATGGAAGGCGTCGCTGACATGATCGACGAGATTCAAGTCGAGGCGACGTTTCCGGACGGCACGAAACTCGTCACGGTCCACCAGCCGATCCGGTCGTAA
- the ureG gene encoding urease accessory protein UreG, with translation MEPVRIGIGGPVGAGKTMLVEKLTRAMHRRFSIAVITNDIYTKEDAQFLIKHSVLPEDRIIGVETGGCPHTAIREDASMNFAAIDELKRRHPDVELILIESGGDNLAATFSPELVDFSIYVIDVAQGEKIPRKGGQGMIKSDLLVINKIDLAPYVGASLEVMERDAKAARGAKPVIFTNLKEEIGLFDVVDWIEKQVLLAGLEE, from the coding sequence ATGGAACCGGTACGAATCGGCATCGGCGGCCCGGTCGGCGCCGGCAAAACGATGCTTGTCGAGAAGCTGACGCGGGCGATGCATCGCCGTTTTAGCATCGCGGTCATTACGAATGATATTTATACAAAGGAAGATGCCCAGTTTTTAATCAAACATAGCGTTCTGCCGGAAGACCGGATTATCGGCGTCGAAACGGGCGGGTGCCCGCATACGGCCATTCGCGAAGACGCATCAATGAATTTTGCGGCCATTGATGAACTGAAACGGCGCCATCCAGATGTGGAACTCATTTTGATCGAGAGCGGCGGCGATAACTTGGCGGCGACCTTCAGCCCGGAGTTGGTCGATTTCTCCATTTATGTCATCGACGTCGCCCAAGGGGAGAAAATTCCGCGCAAAGGCGGGCAAGGGATGATTAAGTCGGATTTGCTCGTGATCAACAAAATCGACCTTGCCCCTTACGTCGGCGCCAGTCTGGAAGTGATGGAACGGGACGCCAAAGCAGCGCGAGGGGCGAAGCCGGTCATTTTTACGAATTTAAAAGAAGAGATTGGTCTTTTTGACGTTGTGGATTGGATCGAAAAACAGGTGCTGCTGGCAGGGCTGGAAGAATGA
- the urtD gene encoding urea ABC transporter ATP-binding protein UrtD, with protein sequence MKPVLMCRDVVVDFDGFRALQGVDLAVYPHEVRFLIGPNGAGKTTLLDVICGRTRATDGRVLFFFHDITQRPEYEIVQIGIARKFQSPSIFPFLTVWENMELAMRQDRRLRSVLRAKLTGEEKEMMAAQLEKIGLLDERHRLAGSLSHGQKQWLEIGMQLIQRPQLLLLDEPIAGMSAAERERTGEWLHEMAEHCAVIIVEHDMDFVRRYSKQVTVMHEGKVLCEGSMDEVQQNEQVIDVYLGRGKNACCASGM encoded by the coding sequence GTGAAGCCCGTGTTGATGTGTCGTGACGTCGTCGTTGACTTCGATGGATTTCGCGCTTTGCAAGGCGTCGATCTCGCGGTTTACCCCCATGAAGTGCGATTTTTGATCGGTCCGAACGGAGCGGGAAAAACGACGCTGCTCGATGTCATTTGCGGGCGGACGAGAGCGACGGACGGGCGGGTGCTGTTTTTTTTCCATGACATCACGCAACGGCCGGAATATGAGATCGTGCAAATAGGCATCGCCCGGAAGTTTCAAAGCCCTTCCATTTTTCCGTTTTTGACGGTGTGGGAAAATATGGAGTTAGCCATGCGACAAGATCGGCGTCTGCGTTCCGTTTTGCGGGCGAAGTTGACTGGAGAAGAGAAAGAAATGATGGCAGCACAGCTAGAGAAAATTGGATTGCTCGATGAACGTCATCGCTTAGCGGGCTCACTGTCTCATGGCCAAAAGCAGTGGTTGGAAATCGGCATGCAGCTCATTCAGCGTCCGCAGCTCCTCCTATTGGATGAGCCGATCGCCGGCATGAGTGCGGCGGAGCGGGAGCGCACGGGGGAATGGCTCCATGAAATGGCCGAACATTGTGCGGTCATTATTGTCGAGCATGATATGGACTTTGTCCGCCGCTATTCCAAACAAGTGACAGTCATGCATGAAGGAAAAGTATTGTGCGAAGGATCGATGGATGAAGTGCAGCAAAACGAACAAGTGATCGATGTGTACCTTGGAAGGGGGAAAAACGCGTGCTGCGCCTCCGGGATGTAA
- the urtB gene encoding urea ABC transporter permease subunit UrtB, whose product MFIDQLFNGLSVGSILLLIAIGLAITFGLMGVINMAHGELMMVGAYTTYVIQQIFAHHAPQSAGMYFVIAIPSSFLIAALLGWGLEKSLIRHLYHRPLDSLLATWGISLILQQTARLIFGAPNVAVVPPSWLDGGIRLFGAVFPYKRLFILCLVLAIVFFLYMYLTRTRAGRRIQAVTMNRPMAACLGIATQKVDAYSFAIGSGLAGVAGCALTLLGPIGPTIGTYYIVDAFMVVILGGVGKLAGTLLGAFGLGLISTFVEYSTSATIAKVIVFVLIIAFLQWKPSGLLSLRTRSLD is encoded by the coding sequence ATGTTTATTGACCAATTATTCAACGGGCTGAGCGTCGGTTCGATTTTGCTTTTGATCGCCATTGGGTTGGCGATCACCTTTGGATTGATGGGCGTCATCAATATGGCGCACGGTGAACTGATGATGGTCGGCGCGTACACAACCTACGTCATTCAACAAATCTTTGCCCATCATGCGCCGCAATCAGCGGGGATGTACTTTGTCATTGCCATTCCGTCGTCGTTTCTCATCGCTGCCTTGCTTGGGTGGGGGTTGGAAAAAAGCTTGATCCGCCATTTGTACCACCGCCCGCTGGACAGTTTGTTGGCGACATGGGGGATCAGTTTGATTTTGCAACAGACGGCCCGACTCATCTTTGGGGCGCCCAACGTGGCGGTTGTGCCGCCAAGCTGGCTGGATGGTGGAATCCGCTTGTTTGGGGCGGTGTTTCCGTATAAACGGTTGTTTATTCTCTGTCTTGTATTGGCGATCGTGTTCTTTCTTTATATGTATTTAACGAGAACAAGAGCTGGCCGACGCATTCAGGCTGTCACCATGAACCGGCCGATGGCGGCCTGTCTCGGCATTGCCACGCAGAAAGTTGATGCATACTCGTTTGCGATCGGTTCAGGATTGGCGGGGGTGGCGGGATGTGCGTTGACCTTGCTTGGGCCGATTGGGCCGACGATCGGCACGTACTATATTGTCGATGCATTTATGGTCGTCATTTTAGGAGGAGTGGGAAAACTGGCTGGGACGCTGCTGGGAGCGTTTGGCCTCGGCTTAATCTCCACCTTTGTCGAATATTCCACAAGCGCCACCATCGCCAAAGTCATTGTGTTCGTTCTCATTATTGCGTTCTTGCAATGGAAACCGTCCGGTCTTCTTAGCTTGAGGACGCGGTCGCTCGATTGA
- a CDS encoding urease accessory protein UreH, with protein MGSIWPVLLFGLLLGMKHATEPDHVIAVSTIASRTKKLSLSSLAGMFWGIGHTLTLLVVGMAMIAFERQIPEQIASYLEMGVGIMIVILGIASFRSTMRLDHRHQGDIHHLHVKSTLIGIVHGLAGSAGMVLLTMTTVKGTWMALAFILIFGLGTVIGMMLFTTFLGIPFVWMKAKQQVMNQWIVKTVSLISIAYGVYYMYHIAAEI; from the coding sequence ATGGGATCGATATGGCCTGTGCTCTTGTTTGGATTGTTGCTAGGAATGAAGCATGCGACGGAACCGGATCACGTCATTGCCGTTTCGACCATTGCCAGCCGGACGAAAAAACTGTCTCTTTCATCGCTGGCCGGCATGTTTTGGGGAATCGGCCATACGTTGACGCTGCTTGTCGTCGGGATGGCGATGATCGCCTTTGAGCGGCAAATTCCTGAACAGATTGCTTCTTATCTTGAAATGGGCGTCGGCATCATGATCGTTATTCTAGGAATTGCTAGTTTCCGTTCGACAATGAGGCTGGATCATCGTCACCAAGGCGATATTCATCATTTGCATGTGAAATCGACATTGATCGGCATCGTCCACGGTTTAGCCGGCAGCGCAGGAATGGTGTTGTTGACGATGACGACGGTCAAAGGAACTTGGATGGCTCTTGCTTTTATTTTGATTTTTGGCCTAGGAACGGTCATCGGCATGATGCTGTTCACGACGTTTCTCGGGATTCCGTTTGTTTGGATGAAAGCGAAACAGCAAGTCATGAATCAATGGATCGTGAAAACCGTCTCCCTCATCAGCATCGCCTATGGGGTCTATTACATGTATCATATCGCCGCCGAAATTTGA
- a CDS encoding urease subunit beta, translating into MIPGEYRLRDEPIVCNRQKPVTKLTVINRGDRPVQVGSHFHFFEVNSFLEFDRQAAYGKHLNIPAGTAVRFEPGDAKQVELVPFSGKRRVYGLNNMVNGPLDNNGKEGARE; encoded by the coding sequence ATGATCCCAGGAGAATACCGATTGCGCGACGAACCGATTGTGTGCAACCGGCAAAAGCCGGTTACGAAGCTGACGGTCATAAACCGCGGCGACCGCCCGGTGCAGGTCGGTTCCCATTTTCACTTTTTTGAAGTCAATTCGTTTCTCGAATTTGACCGACAGGCCGCATACGGAAAACATTTGAACATCCCAGCCGGGACAGCGGTCCGTTTTGAACCCGGGGATGCGAAGCAAGTGGAGCTCGTCCCGTTCTCCGGCAAGCGCCGGGTGTACGGACTAAACAATATGGTCAACGGTCCGCTTGATAACAACGGGAAGGAGGGAGCAAGAGAATGA
- the ureE gene encoding urease accessory protein UreE: MIVETVIGNIRALSSLPPHIERVYMPSDDLVKRIQRVVTDHGREIGIRLKEAKELVDGDVLWMDEHNAIVVSVLPDDLLVIQPVSMKQMGEIAHQLGNRHLPAQFEEGEMLVQYDYLVEELLQQLGIPYKREKRKVKQAFRHIGHRHD, encoded by the coding sequence ATGATTGTAGAAACGGTTATCGGCAACATTCGAGCTCTTTCTTCTCTCCCCCCGCACATCGAACGGGTGTACATGCCAAGCGATGATTTAGTAAAACGAATTCAGCGGGTGGTGACCGACCACGGGAGGGAGATTGGCATTCGCTTGAAAGAAGCGAAAGAATTGGTAGACGGAGATGTGTTATGGATGGATGAGCATAATGCCATTGTCGTATCCGTTCTTCCCGATGATTTGCTTGTCATCCAGCCTGTTTCCATGAAACAAATGGGGGAGATTGCTCATCAGCTCGGCAACCGCCACTTGCCCGCCCAATTCGAGGAAGGGGAAATGCTCGTCCAATACGACTATTTAGTCGAAGAGCTGCTCCAGCAACTCGGCATCCCGTACAAGAGGGAAAAACGGAAAGTAAAACAAGCGTTCCGCCATATCGGGCATCGCCATGACTGA
- the ureC gene encoding urease subunit alpha, producing MSFSMSRRQYADMFGPTTGDCIRLADTDLWIEIEHDYTVYGDEVKFGGGKVIRDGMGQHPLAVRDEAVDLVLTNAVIVDYTGIYKADIGVKDGNIAAIGKAGNPLLMDGVNIVIGASTEVIAAEGKIVTAGGVDAHIHFICPQQIETALSSGITTMIGGGTGPATGTNATTCTPGEWNIYRMLEAAEAFPMNLGFLGKGNASAKEPIAEQVRAGAVGLKLHEDWGTTAAAIDACLQVADEYDVQVAIHTDTLNEGGFVEHTLKAINGRVIHTYHTEGAGGGHAPDIMKVASFPNILPSSTNPTRPYTKNTLDEHLDMLMVCHHLDPSVPEDIAFADSRIRKETIAAEDILHDIGAFSMISSDSQAMGRVGEVILRTWQTADKMKKQFGRLPEETGRGDNVRVKRYVAKYTINPAITHGIAEYVGSVEVGKFADLVVWHPAFFGVKPELVIKGGMIAYSVMGDPNASIPTPQPALYRPMFANYGAAVAKTSITFLSKAAFERGVPDKLRLHKIVKPVGNIRSLTKHDMVFNNAMPQIDVDPQTYEVKVDGRLITCEPAEVVAMAQRYFLF from the coding sequence ATGAGTTTTTCCATGTCAAGACGGCAATACGCGGATATGTTTGGACCGACGACCGGGGACTGCATCCGGTTGGCGGACACAGACTTATGGATTGAAATTGAGCATGACTATACCGTTTACGGCGATGAAGTGAAATTCGGCGGCGGGAAGGTGATTCGCGACGGGATGGGGCAGCATCCGCTCGCTGTCCGCGACGAAGCGGTCGATTTAGTGTTGACGAACGCCGTCATCGTTGATTACACCGGCATTTACAAAGCCGATATCGGGGTCAAAGATGGAAACATCGCCGCCATCGGCAAGGCGGGGAATCCGCTGTTAATGGACGGCGTCAATATTGTCATCGGCGCCTCAACGGAAGTGATCGCGGCCGAAGGGAAAATCGTGACCGCTGGAGGAGTGGATGCCCATATCCATTTCATTTGCCCGCAGCAAATCGAAACCGCCCTGTCATCCGGCATTACGACGATGATTGGCGGCGGGACCGGGCCGGCGACCGGAACGAATGCCACGACGTGCACGCCGGGAGAGTGGAATATTTACCGGATGCTTGAAGCCGCCGAAGCGTTCCCAATGAATCTTGGGTTTTTAGGAAAAGGCAACGCGTCGGCGAAAGAGCCGATCGCGGAGCAAGTGCGCGCGGGCGCGGTGGGACTTAAGCTTCATGAAGACTGGGGAACGACGGCGGCAGCGATTGATGCGTGCTTGCAAGTGGCTGATGAGTACGATGTGCAAGTCGCCATTCATACCGATACGTTGAATGAAGGCGGGTTTGTCGAGCATACATTGAAGGCCATTAACGGACGCGTCATTCATACATACCATACGGAAGGGGCGGGAGGCGGACATGCGCCCGATATTATGAAAGTCGCCAGCTTCCCGAACATTTTGCCTTCTTCCACGAACCCGACGCGGCCGTATACGAAAAACACGCTCGATGAGCATTTAGATATGTTAATGGTGTGTCATCATTTAGATCCGTCCGTTCCAGAAGACATTGCCTTTGCTGATTCGCGCATCCGCAAAGAAACGATCGCGGCAGAAGACATTTTGCACGACATCGGCGCCTTCAGCATGATCAGTTCCGACTCGCAAGCGATGGGACGGGTCGGTGAAGTCATTTTACGTACGTGGCAAACGGCCGACAAAATGAAAAAACAGTTTGGCCGCTTGCCGGAGGAAACGGGGCGAGGCGATAATGTCCGCGTCAAACGGTACGTAGCCAAATATACGATCAACCCGGCTATCACTCATGGCATCGCGGAGTATGTCGGGTCAGTCGAAGTCGGAAAATTCGCAGATTTGGTCGTTTGGCATCCCGCTTTTTTCGGGGTCAAGCCTGAGCTCGTCATCAAAGGCGGGATGATCGCCTACAGCGTGATGGGCGACCCGAACGCCAGCATTCCGACGCCGCAGCCCGCTCTGTACCGCCCGATGTTCGCCAACTATGGCGCCGCCGTCGCGAAAACGTCCATTACGTTTTTGTCCAAAGCGGCGTTCGAACGCGGCGTCCCTGACAAACTGCGATTGCACAAAATCGTCAAACCGGTTGGAAACATTCGTTCGTTAACGAAACACGATATGGTGTTCAACAACGCCATGCCTCAAATCGATGTCGATCCGCAAACGTATGAAGTGAAGGTCGATGGGCGGCTCATCACGTGCGAACCGGCTGAAGTTGTGGCCATGGCGCAACGATATTTTCTATTTTGA
- a CDS encoding urease accessory protein UreD: MSWTGRLRCTAVVKNGRTVILDNYSEGALKLMRPVYLDPAHPTLYLVHVGGGYVDGDSYDMEIFLEPSARLMVTTQSAAKIYKTPSTPVRQYTRLSLGEQSVLEYFPDPTIAYEHARFYQETTVYITPSSTFVYGEIITPGWSESGELFRYDWIRSKLKVYQDEALVLFDHLYLDSRQHLTSMLQLGGYTHVGSFVALSPFITKEVLEQFNQFMEEMPQEVRCGFSAAAVPGFSVRILAYETSVIEAIFQRVQQFIRQQCGEKAPVCWRKY; encoded by the coding sequence ATGAGCTGGACGGGGCGTTTGCGATGTACAGCGGTCGTGAAAAACGGCCGCACCGTCATTTTGGACAACTATAGTGAAGGGGCGCTGAAACTGATGCGTCCTGTTTACCTCGACCCGGCTCATCCGACGTTATATCTTGTCCACGTGGGCGGCGGGTATGTCGATGGGGATTCATATGATATGGAAATCTTCCTCGAGCCCAGCGCCCGGTTGATGGTGACGACCCAGTCGGCGGCGAAAATCTACAAAACTCCTTCAACGCCTGTAAGGCAGTATACACGATTGTCACTTGGGGAGCAAAGCGTACTTGAATATTTCCCCGACCCGACGATCGCCTATGAGCATGCGCGCTTTTATCAAGAAACGACGGTGTACATCACGCCAAGCTCCACGTTCGTTTATGGCGAAATCATCACACCTGGATGGTCGGAAAGCGGCGAGCTGTTCCGCTATGATTGGATTCGCTCGAAACTGAAGGTGTATCAAGACGAGGCGCTCGTTCTGTTTGATCATCTGTACTTGGACTCGCGGCAGCACTTAACGAGCATGCTGCAGCTCGGCGGCTACACGCATGTCGGATCATTCGTGGCTCTTTCTCCGTTTATCACAAAGGAAGTGTTAGAACAGTTCAACCAATTCATGGAAGAGATGCCGCAAGAGGTTCGCTGCGGTTTTTCAGCGGCGGCCGTTCCAGGCTTTTCTGTACGTATATTGGCGTATGAAACATCGGTCATCGAAGCGATATTCCAACGCGTCCAACAGTTCATTCGCCAACAATGCGGTGAGAAAGCGCCAGTCTGCTGGAGGAAATATTGA
- a CDS encoding urease accessory protein UreF, translating into MTDQQLLWLLQLSDSNFPSGAFSHSFGFETYMYHEQIGDAKTFGDVLVAYIQTQLTYTDGLACRIAYEQLEVDRMEGLRRLNDTLFALCLAKETREGTRMIGGRLWKLCRDIYGVDELDEIVQTTRSIHPAIVFAAVGRKIGAAKQTTVLTYLFASVQTMVQNAVRGIPLGQTDGQKLLVMVQPYLIHAASIIETLDEEELGAAAVGLEIAQMQHERLPVRLFMS; encoded by the coding sequence ATGACTGACCAACAGTTGTTGTGGCTGCTGCAGCTCTCCGATTCGAATTTTCCGTCTGGAGCATTTTCCCATTCCTTTGGGTTTGAAACATACATGTACCATGAACAAATTGGCGATGCCAAAACGTTTGGCGATGTGCTTGTCGCTTATATTCAGACCCAGCTGACGTATACGGATGGATTGGCGTGCCGGATCGCCTATGAGCAGTTGGAAGTCGACCGTATGGAAGGACTGCGGCGGCTGAACGACACGCTGTTTGCTCTCTGCTTGGCGAAGGAAACGCGAGAAGGAACGAGAATGATTGGGGGGCGCTTATGGAAACTGTGCCGCGACATTTACGGAGTCGATGAATTGGATGAGATCGTGCAAACGACGCGGTCCATTCATCCGGCCATTGTGTTTGCGGCGGTTGGCCGCAAAATCGGAGCAGCCAAACAAACGACGGTGCTGACGTATTTGTTTGCTTCCGTACAAACGATGGTGCAAAACGCGGTCCGCGGCATCCCCCTCGGTCAAACGGACGGGCAAAAGCTTCTTGTCATGGTGCAGCCATATTTGATTCATGCCGCAAGCATCATCGAGACGCTCGACGAAGAGGAGCTCGGAGCGGCAGCCGTTGGTCTGGAAATTGCACAAATGCAGCATGAACGTCTTCCTGTTCGATTGTTTATGTCGTAA
- the urtA gene encoding urea ABC transporter substrate-binding protein: MKPAFMWKLWLLLCVSVFALGGCAASSAVDQAKNENQNDSSSAGKEGDVVKVGILHSLSGTMAISEVSLRDAELMAIEEINASGGLLGKKIEPIVEDGASDWPTFAEKAKKLLQRDQVAAIFGGWTSASRKAMLPVVEQNNGLLWYPVQYEGMESSPNIFYTGATTNQQIVPAVSWLLKNRGKTFFLLGSDYVFPRTANKIIKAQLKAEGGQVVGEEYTPLGHTDYSTIISKIKQVKPAVVFNTLNGDSNVAFFKQLKDAGITPKDVTVMSVSIAEEEIRGIGPDVLAGHLAVWNYFQTTDTPENKAFVQKYKEKYGQDRVTDDPIEAAYTAVHLWAEAVKKAGSFDVDQVKKAAAGLEYKAPEGTVKIDGETQHLWKTVRIGEIQADGQFKELWNSGQPVKPDPYLKSYPWGKGLSE, translated from the coding sequence ATGAAACCAGCATTCATGTGGAAATTATGGCTGCTTTTATGCGTCAGTGTTTTTGCTCTTGGGGGATGTGCGGCGTCATCAGCAGTGGATCAAGCCAAAAACGAGAATCAAAATGATTCATCTTCGGCTGGCAAAGAAGGGGATGTGGTCAAAGTAGGAATCCTGCACTCGTTAAGCGGAACGATGGCCATCAGTGAAGTGTCGCTTCGCGATGCGGAATTAATGGCGATCGAGGAAATCAATGCATCCGGAGGGCTGCTCGGCAAGAAAATTGAACCGATTGTGGAAGATGGAGCGTCGGACTGGCCGACATTTGCCGAAAAGGCGAAAAAACTGCTGCAAAGAGATCAAGTGGCCGCCATTTTCGGCGGTTGGACATCGGCGAGCCGCAAAGCGATGCTTCCGGTTGTGGAGCAAAACAACGGGCTGCTTTGGTATCCGGTGCAATATGAAGGGATGGAGTCGTCTCCGAACATCTTTTACACTGGGGCGACGACGAATCAACAAATCGTTCCAGCGGTCAGCTGGCTCCTGAAAAACCGCGGCAAGACGTTTTTCTTGCTTGGTTCGGATTACGTCTTTCCGCGGACAGCGAACAAAATCATCAAGGCCCAGTTGAAGGCCGAAGGCGGGCAAGTGGTCGGGGAAGAATATACGCCGCTCGGCCATACCGATTATAGCACCATTATCAGCAAAATCAAACAAGTGAAACCAGCTGTCGTCTTCAATACGCTCAACGGCGATAGCAATGTCGCCTTTTTCAAACAATTGAAAGACGCTGGCATCACACCGAAAGACGTGACGGTGATGTCCGTCAGCATCGCAGAAGAAGAAATCCGCGGGATCGGGCCGGATGTGTTGGCTGGTCACTTGGCTGTGTGGAACTATTTCCAGACGACCGATACACCGGAGAATAAGGCATTTGTTCAAAAGTATAAAGAAAAGTACGGACAAGACCGCGTGACCGATGACCCGATTGAAGCGGCGTATACGGCGGTTCATTTATGGGCCGAAGCGGTGAAAAAAGCTGGTTCCTTTGATGTGGATCAAGTGAAAAAAGCTGCAGCCGGCCTTGAATACAAGGCGCCGGAAGGAACGGTGAAAATTGACGGGGAAACGCAACATTTATGGAAAACGGTGCGCATTGGCGAAATCCAAGCGGACGGACAATTCAAAGAGTTATGGAATTCTGGCCAGCCGGTGAAGCCGGATCCGTATTTAAAAAGCTACCCATGGGGGAAAGGATTAAGTGAATAG